In a genomic window of Streptomyces koelreuteriae:
- a CDS encoding sulfurtransferase, whose protein sequence is MNAIISASDLANDLMGAGPPVLLDVRWQLTAARAAGEPPYDGRADYERGHLPGAVFVDLDRELASAPGKGGRHPLPGLEHFGAAMRRAGVSSGTPVVVYDGGQGWAAARAWWMLRWTGHPDVRVLDGGLPSWEGALEKSVPAPAEGDFVPEPGAGLLDADAAAELARSGVLLDARAGERYRGEVEPIDPVAGHIPGALSAPTTENVGADGRYLPAQELRERFKGLGVSEGSRVGVYCGSGVSAAHEVLALAVAGIPAELYVGSWSEWSSDPDRPVAVGPDPQ, encoded by the coding sequence ATGAACGCCATCATCTCCGCATCCGACCTCGCGAACGATCTGATGGGCGCGGGCCCGCCGGTCCTGCTCGACGTCCGCTGGCAGCTCACCGCGGCCAGGGCAGCGGGTGAGCCGCCGTACGACGGCCGGGCCGACTACGAGAGGGGGCACCTGCCCGGGGCCGTCTTCGTCGACCTGGACCGGGAGTTGGCCTCCGCGCCGGGCAAGGGCGGCCGGCATCCACTGCCCGGCCTCGAGCACTTCGGCGCCGCGATGCGCCGGGCGGGCGTGTCGTCCGGAACGCCGGTCGTCGTCTACGACGGCGGACAGGGCTGGGCGGCCGCCCGGGCGTGGTGGATGCTGCGCTGGACGGGTCACCCGGACGTGCGGGTCCTCGACGGCGGGTTGCCGTCCTGGGAGGGGGCGTTGGAGAAGTCCGTGCCCGCCCCCGCGGAGGGCGACTTCGTGCCCGAGCCCGGGGCGGGGCTGCTCGACGCCGACGCCGCCGCGGAGTTGGCGCGGTCCGGGGTGCTGCTGGACGCGCGGGCGGGGGAGCGGTACCGGGGAGAGGTGGAGCCGATCGACCCGGTGGCCGGGCACATTCCGGGCGCGCTGTCGGCGCCCACCACCGAGAACGTGGGGGCGGACGGGCGCTACCTCCCCGCCCAGGAGCTGCGGGAGCGCTTCAAGGGGCTCGGGGTGTCCGAGGGTTCACGGGTCGGCGTGTACTGCGGCTCGGGCGTGTCCGCGGCCCATGAGGTCCTGGCGCTGGCGGTCGCGGGGATTCCGGCGGAGCTGTATGTGGGGTCGTGGTCGGAGTGGTCCTCGGACCCGGACCGGCCGGTCGCGGTGGGGCCGGATCCCCAGTAG
- a CDS encoding VOC family protein, translated as MTDARESTGPTGEAPARHTPGTPCWVSLMVHGLAATEEFYGALFGWEFRPGPQQLGPYVRALLDGREVAGLGRLPPDRQLPIAWTPYFASRNADLTAGMVRSRGGTIGVGPLDASDAGRLAIGSDPAGAVFGVWQAAAHLGTAVSGVPGTPVWNELLTFESASVAKFYQTVFGYEEEPVVSADFDYVTLLRDGEPVAGIHGLGQALPRDRGPHWVTYFQVADVDDTLDHLVHLGGHVLKPAHDTAHGRVATVADPEGARFAVLQR; from the coding sequence ATGACCGACGCACGGGAGTCCACCGGCCCGACCGGCGAAGCGCCCGCTCGGCACACACCCGGCACACCCTGCTGGGTGAGCCTGATGGTGCACGGGCTGGCCGCGACCGAGGAGTTCTACGGGGCTCTGTTCGGCTGGGAGTTCCGGCCGGGCCCCCAGCAACTCGGCCCGTATGTGCGGGCGCTGCTGGACGGGCGTGAGGTCGCGGGCCTCGGCCGGCTTCCGCCCGACCGTCAGCTGCCCATCGCGTGGACCCCCTACTTCGCCTCCCGGAACGCGGACTTGACGGCCGGCATGGTGCGCAGCCGCGGCGGCACGATCGGGGTCGGCCCGCTGGATGCCTCCGACGCCGGCCGCCTCGCGATCGGCTCCGACCCCGCTGGCGCGGTCTTCGGCGTCTGGCAGGCCGCCGCGCACCTCGGCACGGCGGTCTCGGGCGTCCCCGGGACGCCCGTCTGGAACGAGCTGCTGACCTTCGAGTCGGCGAGCGTCGCCAAGTTCTACCAGACGGTGTTCGGCTACGAGGAGGAGCCGGTGGTCTCCGCCGACTTCGACTACGTGACCCTGCTCCGGGACGGCGAGCCCGTCGCCGGCATCCACGGCCTGGGGCAGGCCCTGCCCCGCGACCGGGGGCCGCACTGGGTGACGTACTTCCAGGTCGCCGACGTCGACGACACGCTGGACCATCTCGTCCATCTGGGCGGGCACGTCCTCAAGCCGGCCCATGACACCGCACACGGCCGGGTGGCGACGGTGGCGGATCCGGAGGGGGCGCGGTTCGCCGTGCTGCAGCGCTGA
- a CDS encoding thymidine kinase — protein MPELVFFSGTMDCGKSTLALQIEHNRSARGLAGMIFSRDDRAGEGKLSSRLGLVTDAVEVGDGQDLYAYLVDHLSQGGRADYVIADEAQFLAPEQIDQLARVVDDLSLDVYAFGITTDFRSKLFPGSQRLVELADRVEVLQVEALCWCGARATHNARTIGGAMVVEGAQVVVGDVTHSADEVGYEVLCRRHHRRRMTAATAHAAALSPDVLPMSSA, from the coding sequence ATGCCCGAGCTGGTGTTCTTCTCCGGAACGATGGACTGCGGGAAGTCGACCCTGGCTCTCCAGATCGAGCACAACCGCTCGGCGCGCGGCCTCGCGGGCATGATCTTCTCGCGCGACGACCGCGCCGGCGAGGGCAAGCTGTCCTCGCGCCTCGGCCTCGTCACGGACGCGGTGGAGGTCGGGGACGGGCAGGACCTCTATGCCTACCTCGTCGACCACCTCTCGCAGGGCGGCCGCGCGGACTATGTGATCGCCGACGAGGCGCAGTTCCTCGCGCCGGAGCAGATCGACCAACTCGCGCGCGTGGTCGACGACCTGAGCCTCGACGTCTACGCCTTCGGTATTACGACGGACTTCCGCTCCAAGCTGTTCCCCGGCTCCCAGCGGCTGGTGGAACTGGCCGACCGGGTCGAGGTGCTCCAGGTCGAGGCCCTGTGCTGGTGCGGCGCCCGCGCCACGCACAACGCCCGCACCATAGGCGGGGCCATGGTCGTCGAGGGCGCCCAGGTGGTCGTCGGCGACGTCACCCACTCCGCCGACGAGGTCGGCTACGAGGTCCTGTGCCGCCGCCACCACCGCCGCCGGATGACCGCCGCGACGGCCCACGCGGCGGCCCTGTCCCCGGACGTGCTGCCGATGTCCTCGGCCTGA
- a CDS encoding alkaline phosphatase family protein, whose amino-acid sequence MAQPDTVWDHHPEPLAVSSAPVPEYGSGSLADLLPTLAAGLDVPGMNAAISELTPADRNCVFLIDGLGWEQLRAHPEDAPFMTSLLATSRGGTGRPLTAGYPATTATSLASVGTGLPPGAHGLPGYTVRNPDTGELMNQLRWQPWAPPGPWQPYPTVFQLAHEAGVHAAQVSSPTFENTPLTKVALSGGRFLGRLPGEDRVDLAAEQLAAGDRSLVYTYFAEVDGAGHRFGVDSDAWRGQLMYADRLVQRLAEQLPPRSALYVTADHGMIDVPFDEQHRIDFDEDWELSAGVALLGGEGRARHVYAVPGAANDVLTCWREVLGEQFWVASRDEAIAAGWFGPRIDERVYGRIGDVVAAARDDVLIIASEREPNESAMVGNHGSMTPAEQLVPLLEVRS is encoded by the coding sequence ATGGCACAGCCCGACACGGTCTGGGACCACCACCCCGAACCGCTCGCCGTCTCCTCCGCGCCGGTCCCCGAGTACGGCAGCGGCTCCCTCGCCGACCTGCTGCCCACCCTGGCCGCCGGCCTCGACGTGCCGGGGATGAACGCCGCGATCTCCGAGCTGACCCCCGCCGACCGGAACTGCGTGTTCCTGATCGACGGCCTCGGCTGGGAGCAGCTCAGGGCGCACCCCGAGGACGCCCCGTTCATGACGTCCCTGCTCGCCACCTCGCGCGGCGGCACCGGGCGCCCGCTCACCGCCGGCTACCCGGCGACCACCGCGACCTCCCTCGCCTCCGTCGGCACCGGCCTGCCGCCCGGCGCGCACGGCCTGCCCGGCTACACCGTGCGCAACCCGGACACCGGCGAGCTGATGAACCAGCTCCGCTGGCAGCCGTGGGCCCCGCCCGGCCCCTGGCAGCCCTACCCGACGGTCTTCCAGTTGGCGCACGAGGCGGGTGTGCACGCCGCGCAGGTGTCGTCCCCGACCTTCGAGAACACCCCGCTGACCAAGGTCGCGCTCAGCGGCGGACGGTTCCTCGGGCGGCTGCCCGGCGAGGACCGCGTCGACCTGGCGGCCGAGCAACTGGCCGCCGGTGACCGCTCCCTGGTCTACACGTACTTCGCCGAGGTCGACGGCGCCGGCCACCGCTTCGGCGTCGACTCCGACGCCTGGCGCGGCCAGCTCATGTACGCCGACCGCCTGGTCCAGCGCCTCGCCGAGCAACTGCCGCCCCGCAGCGCCCTCTACGTCACCGCCGACCACGGCATGATCGACGTGCCCTTCGACGAGCAGCACCGCATCGACTTCGACGAGGACTGGGAGCTGAGCGCCGGAGTCGCCCTGCTCGGCGGCGAGGGCCGCGCCCGGCATGTCTACGCGGTACCCGGTGCCGCCAACGACGTCCTGACCTGCTGGCGCGAGGTGCTCGGCGAGCAGTTCTGGGTCGCCTCACGCGACGAGGCCATCGCGGCGGGCTGGTTCGGCCCGCGGATCGACGAGCGCGTGTACGGCCGCATCGGCGACGTGGTCGCCGCCGCCCGGGACGATGTCCTGATCATCGCCTCCGAGCGGGAGCCGAACGAGTCGGCGATGGTCGGCAACCACGGTTCGATGACCCCTGCCGAGCAGCTGGTCCCCCTGCTCGAAGTACGCTCCTGA
- a CDS encoding DUF5998 family protein, whose protein sequence is MAKTSTTTQGLRAAIERSGYYPALVAEAVEAAVGGEPMRSYLVHQETTFDQNEVRRHVTVLVLTDNRFIVSHTDEQAADSTSPTPYATTSTESVKIGRISSIVVSRVVANPESYKPGTLPREVVLTIGWGAVSRIDLEPAACGDPNCEADHGYTGNSTADDLSLRVSEAGDGPETVRQALAFAQALSEATADTTR, encoded by the coding sequence ATGGCCAAGACCAGTACGACGACCCAGGGGCTGCGGGCGGCGATCGAGCGCAGCGGCTACTACCCGGCCCTCGTGGCCGAGGCGGTGGAGGCCGCCGTGGGCGGCGAGCCCATGCGGTCGTACCTGGTCCACCAGGAAACGACGTTCGACCAGAACGAGGTGCGGCGGCACGTGACGGTGCTCGTCCTCACCGACAACCGCTTCATCGTCAGCCACACCGACGAGCAGGCCGCCGACAGCACCTCCCCGACGCCGTACGCCACGACGTCGACGGAGTCCGTGAAGATCGGCCGCATCTCGTCGATCGTGGTCAGCCGGGTCGTCGCCAACCCCGAGTCGTACAAGCCGGGCACCCTGCCCCGCGAGGTCGTCCTCACCATCGGCTGGGGCGCCGTCTCCCGCATCGACCTGGAGCCGGCCGCCTGCGGCGATCCCAACTGCGAGGCGGACCACGGCTACACCGGCAACTCGACGGCGGACGACCTCAGCCTGCGCGTCAGCGAGGCCGGGGACGGACCGGAGACCGTGCGCCAGGCACTCGCCTTCGCGCAGGCCCTCTCCGAGGCGACCGCGGACACCACCCGCTGA
- a CDS encoding bifunctional acetate--CoA ligase family protein/GNAT family N-acetyltransferase — protein sequence MQTSPDRHEYPAHWEADVVLRDGGTARIRPITVDDADRLVSFYEQVSDESKYYRFFAPYPRLSAKDVHRFTHHDFVDRVGLAATVGGEFIATVRYDRIGADGTPASAPADEAEVAFLVQDAHQGRGVASALLEHIGAVARERGIRRFAAEVLPANNKMIKVFTDAGYTQKRSFEDGVVRLEFDLEPTDRSLAVQYAREHRAEARSVQRLLAPGSVAVIGAGRTPGGVGRSVLGNIRDAGFTGRLYAVNKALPEDQKELDGVPAHRSVRDIDGPVDVAVVAVPAEHVPEVVNECGEHGVQGLVVVSAGYAESGLDGRENQRALVRHARTYGMRIIGPNAFGVINTSPRVRLNASLAPETPRPGRIGLFAQSGAIGIALLSRLHRRGGGVTGVTGVSTFVSSGNRADVSGNDVLQYWYEDPDTDVVLMYLESIGNPRKFTRLARRTAAAKPLVVVQGARHGAAPQGHAVRATRLPHETVSALLRQAGVIRVDTITDLVDAGLLLARQPLPAGPRVAILGNSESLGLLTYDACLAEGLRPHPPQDLTTAASAADFHAALSRALADDRCDAVVVTAIPAVGEVSVADAALAEALRSASAAAPAKPVLVVHVELGGLAEALSAAASTAPQAESGIPPQTAPRPSPTEERPPAVEAPEGAHLIPAYPAAERAVRALAQAVTYAQWRRDAADPGRVPEYDDIDPRGAATLIDGLLARGQGLTLGAEETCDLLGHYGIHVHRALPAPTPDAAVEAARTLGYPVALKATAPHLRHRADLGGVRLDLADEDQLRRSYTELTELFGAPDELRPVVQRMAPRGVDVVVRAVIDPAAGAVLSFGLAGAASQLLGDTAHRLIPVTDREAGSLVRSIRTAPLLFGWRGSAPADTRALEELLLRVSRLVDDHPEVVAVTLEPVVVASHGLSVLGASVRLATPPARDDLGPRTLPAY from the coding sequence ATGCAGACCTCGCCGGACCGGCACGAGTATCCCGCCCACTGGGAAGCCGACGTGGTGCTGCGCGACGGCGGTACCGCGCGCATCCGGCCCATCACCGTTGATGACGCCGATCGTCTGGTCAGCTTCTACGAGCAGGTCTCCGACGAGTCGAAGTACTACCGCTTCTTCGCGCCGTACCCTCGCCTGTCCGCCAAGGACGTCCACCGCTTCACGCACCACGACTTTGTGGACCGGGTGGGACTCGCGGCCACGGTCGGCGGCGAGTTCATCGCCACCGTACGCTACGACCGGATCGGCGCCGACGGAACTCCCGCGTCGGCACCGGCCGACGAGGCCGAGGTCGCCTTCCTCGTCCAGGACGCCCACCAGGGCCGCGGCGTCGCCTCCGCCCTGCTGGAGCACATCGGCGCCGTCGCCCGCGAGCGCGGCATCCGCCGCTTCGCCGCCGAGGTGCTGCCCGCCAACAACAAGATGATCAAGGTGTTCACGGACGCCGGCTACACCCAGAAGCGCAGCTTCGAGGACGGCGTGGTCCGTCTGGAGTTCGACCTCGAACCCACCGACCGCTCCCTCGCCGTGCAGTACGCGCGCGAGCACCGCGCCGAGGCCCGGTCCGTGCAGCGGCTGCTCGCGCCCGGCTCGGTCGCCGTCATCGGCGCCGGGCGCACACCGGGCGGCGTGGGCCGCAGTGTCCTGGGCAACATCCGCGACGCCGGGTTCACCGGCCGTCTGTACGCCGTGAACAAGGCCCTCCCCGAGGACCAGAAGGAACTCGACGGGGTGCCCGCCCACCGCTCGGTGCGCGACATCGACGGCCCGGTCGACGTCGCGGTCGTCGCCGTACCGGCCGAGCACGTCCCCGAGGTCGTCAACGAGTGCGGCGAGCACGGTGTGCAGGGGCTCGTCGTGGTCTCCGCCGGGTACGCCGAGAGCGGCCTCGACGGGCGCGAGAACCAGCGCGCACTCGTGCGGCACGCGCGCACGTACGGCATGCGGATCATCGGCCCGAACGCCTTCGGCGTCATCAACACCTCCCCGCGGGTACGGCTCAACGCCTCCCTCGCCCCCGAGACGCCCCGCCCGGGCCGGATCGGCCTGTTCGCCCAGTCCGGCGCCATCGGCATCGCCCTGCTGTCCCGGCTGCACCGCCGCGGCGGCGGCGTCACGGGCGTGACCGGCGTCTCCACCTTCGTCTCCTCCGGCAACCGGGCCGACGTCTCCGGCAACGACGTACTCCAGTACTGGTACGAGGACCCCGACACCGACGTCGTCCTCATGTACCTGGAGTCCATCGGCAACCCCCGTAAGTTCACCCGCCTCGCCCGCCGGACGGCCGCGGCGAAGCCGCTGGTCGTGGTCCAGGGCGCGCGGCACGGAGCCGCACCCCAGGGGCATGCCGTCCGGGCGACCCGGTTGCCGCACGAGACCGTCTCGGCCCTGCTGCGGCAGGCCGGCGTCATCCGCGTCGACACCATCACCGACCTGGTGGACGCGGGCCTGCTCCTCGCCCGCCAGCCCCTGCCGGCCGGACCCCGGGTGGCGATCCTCGGCAACTCCGAGTCGCTCGGCCTGCTCACCTACGACGCCTGCCTCGCCGAGGGCCTGAGGCCCCACCCCCCGCAGGACCTGACCACGGCGGCCTCCGCGGCGGACTTCCACGCGGCCCTCTCGCGCGCACTGGCCGACGACCGGTGCGACGCGGTCGTCGTGACGGCCATACCGGCGGTGGGCGAGGTCTCGGTCGCGGACGCGGCCCTCGCCGAGGCTCTGAGGTCGGCATCGGCCGCCGCCCCGGCCAAGCCCGTCCTGGTCGTGCACGTGGAGCTGGGCGGTCTGGCCGAGGCCCTGTCGGCGGCGGCGAGCACCGCACCCCAAGCGGAGTCGGGCATCCCGCCGCAAACCGCCCCGCGCCCGTCGCCCACCGAAGAGCGACCCCCCGCGGTCGAGGCCCCCGAAGGCGCCCACCTCATCCCCGCCTACCCCGCCGCCGAACGCGCCGTCCGCGCCCTCGCCCAGGCCGTCACCTACGCGCAGTGGCGGCGCGACGCCGCCGACCCCGGCAGGGTGCCCGAGTACGACGACATCGACCCGCGGGGCGCCGCCACGCTGATCGACGGGCTGCTCGCGCGCGGGCAGGGACTCACACTCGGCGCGGAAGAGACCTGCGACCTGCTCGGCCACTACGGCATCCACGTCCACCGCGCCCTGCCCGCCCCGACCCCCGACGCCGCCGTCGAGGCCGCCCGCACCCTCGGCTACCCCGTGGCCCTCAAGGCCACCGCCCCGCACCTGCGCCACCGCGCCGACCTGGGCGGAGTCCGCCTCGACCTCGCGGACGAGGACCAACTGCGACGCTCGTACACCGAGTTGACCGAGCTGTTCGGCGCACCGGACGAGCTGCGCCCCGTGGTGCAGCGGATGGCGCCGCGCGGCGTGGACGTCGTCGTCCGGGCCGTCATCGACCCCGCGGCCGGAGCCGTGCTCTCCTTCGGGCTCGCCGGCGCCGCCTCACAGCTCCTCGGGGACACGGCCCACCGGCTGATCCCGGTCACCGACCGGGAGGCGGGCTCCCTGGTGCGGTCGATCCGCACCGCACCCCTGCTGTTCGGCTGGCGCGGCTCCGCACCGGCCGACACCCGCGCCCTGGAGGAACTGCTGCTGCGCGTGTCCCGGCTGGTGGACGACCACCCCGAGGTCGTCGCGGTCACCCTGGAGCCGGTCGTCGTCGCCTCGCACGGCCTGAGCGTCCTCGGCGCCTCCGTCCGCCTGGCGACCCCGCCCGCCCGCGACGACCTCGGCCCGCGGACCCTCCCCGCGTACTGA
- a CDS encoding HPr family phosphocarrier protein — MAERRVNVGWAEGLHARPASIFVRAATAAGVPVTIAKADGNPVNAASMLAVLGLGAQGGEEIVLASDAEGADAALDRLAKLVSEGLEELPETV; from the coding sequence ATGGCTGAGCGCCGCGTCAACGTCGGCTGGGCCGAGGGCCTCCACGCCCGCCCCGCTTCCATCTTCGTCCGAGCCGCCACGGCCGCAGGCGTCCCGGTGACGATCGCCAAGGCCGACGGCAACCCCGTCAACGCGGCCTCCATGCTGGCCGTCCTCGGCCTGGGCGCCCAGGGCGGCGAGGAGATCGTCCTCGCCTCCGACGCCGAGGGCGCGGACGCCGCCCTGGACCGGCTGGCCAAGCTGGTCTCCGAGGGCCTGGAGGAACTGCCCGAGACCGTCTGA
- a CDS encoding GntR family transcriptional regulator, which produces MRIPAHSVCTAIRDDIVAGVYERGGRLTEELLARRYGVSRVPVREALRTLEAEGFVVTRRHAGACVAEPTEQEAADLLEMRMLLEPLGAARAAQRRTEAHLKVLRGLVRLGQERARRGNSDDLRSLGGWFHETLAQASGSPALTSMLTQLRHKIAWMYAVEAPAGPVECWAEHGAIVDAVARGDGERARAVTALHTERATAAHRLRFGSAGERAERVRNSQHAVNTASLRH; this is translated from the coding sequence ATGCGTATTCCCGCGCACTCGGTGTGCACGGCCATCCGGGACGACATCGTCGCGGGTGTCTACGAGCGTGGCGGCCGGCTCACCGAGGAACTCCTCGCGCGCCGCTACGGCGTCTCGCGCGTCCCCGTCCGGGAGGCCCTGCGCACCCTGGAGGCCGAGGGCTTCGTGGTCACCCGGCGGCACGCGGGCGCGTGTGTCGCCGAACCCACCGAGCAGGAGGCCGCCGACCTGCTGGAGATGCGCATGCTGCTGGAGCCGCTGGGCGCCGCCCGCGCCGCCCAGCGTCGCACCGAGGCCCATCTGAAGGTGCTGCGCGGCCTGGTCAGGCTCGGCCAGGAGCGCGCCCGCCGGGGCAACAGCGACGACCTGCGCTCGCTGGGCGGCTGGTTCCACGAGACGCTGGCCCAGGCCTCCGGCAGCCCCGCGCTGACCTCGATGCTCACCCAGCTCCGGCACAAGATCGCCTGGATGTACGCCGTGGAGGCACCGGCCGGACCCGTGGAGTGCTGGGCCGAGCACGGCGCGATCGTGGACGCGGTGGCGCGCGGGGACGGCGAGCGCGCGCGGGCGGTCACGGCGCTGCACACCGAGCGCGCGACGGCCGCGCACCGGTTGCGTTTCGGTTCGGCGGGGGAGCGCGCCGAGCGTGTGAGGAACTCGCAACATGCCGTAAACACGGCAAGCCTGCGGCATTAA
- a CDS encoding M23 family metallopeptidase, producing MAFTRATGKHRRPSRIQRRTARAAGVAALATTGVVGAVAAPAFAAEPAAEQTGLTPVVTMGDTVAQKIDAQAVAQKQAAEEAIAKKKAEEAARERAAEAAKEAKERAEKVREAKERAAREAERKRLNTFVSPISGSYVSTGYKSGGAVWSSGSHTGVDFHASSGTAVHSVGMGEVVEAGWGGSYGNQVVIKMNDGTYTQYGHLSSSSVSVGQKVTPGQQIGLSGATGNVTGPHLHFEARTGPEYGSDIDPVAYLRSHGVNV from the coding sequence ATGGCGTTCACGCGCGCCACCGGGAAGCACCGTCGTCCCAGCCGGATCCAGCGCCGCACGGCCCGCGCCGCGGGTGTCGCGGCCCTCGCCACCACCGGTGTCGTCGGCGCCGTGGCCGCCCCGGCCTTCGCCGCGGAGCCCGCCGCCGAGCAGACGGGCCTCACCCCGGTCGTCACCATGGGCGACACCGTGGCCCAGAAGATCGACGCCCAGGCCGTCGCCCAGAAGCAGGCGGCCGAAGAGGCCATCGCCAAGAAGAAGGCCGAGGAGGCCGCCCGCGAGCGCGCCGCCGAGGCGGCCAAGGAGGCCAAGGAGCGGGCCGAGAAGGTCCGCGAGGCCAAGGAGCGCGCCGCCCGCGAGGCCGAGCGTAAGCGTCTCAACACCTTCGTCTCCCCGATCTCCGGCTCGTACGTCTCCACCGGCTACAAGTCCGGCGGCGCCGTCTGGTCCTCCGGCAGCCACACCGGTGTCGACTTCCACGCCTCCAGCGGCACGGCCGTCCACTCGGTCGGCATGGGCGAGGTCGTCGAGGCCGGCTGGGGCGGTTCCTACGGCAACCAGGTCGTGATCAAGATGAACGACGGGACGTACACCCAGTACGGCCACCTGTCGTCCAGCAGCGTCTCGGTGGGCCAGAAGGTCACCCCCGGCCAGCAGATCGGCCTGTCCGGCGCGACCGGCAACGTCACCGGCCCGCATCTGCACTTCGAGGCCCGCACCGGCCCCGAGTACGGCTCCGACATCGACCCCGTCGCCTACCTCCGCTCGCACGGTGTGAACGTCTGA
- a CDS encoding M16 family metallopeptidase gives MTELATMDFHPQPQAGDAKPWAFPAPERGTLDNGLTVLRCHRPGQQVVAVEVLLDAPLDAEPAGLDGVATIMARAFSEGTDKHSAEEFAAELERAGATLDAHADHPGVRLSLEVPASRLAKGLNLIADALRAPAFADSEVERLVTNRLDEIPHELANPARRAAKELSKELFPAGSRMSRPRQGTEETVATIDSAAVRGYYEKHVRPATATAVVVGDLTGIDLDVLLGDTLGAWTGSSAEPRPVPPVTADDTGRVVIVDRPGAVQTQLLIGRIGSDRHDRVWPAQVLGTYCLGGTLTSRLDRVLREEKGYTYGVRAFAQVLRSAPDGTGAAMLAISGSVDTPNTGPALEDLWTVLRTLAAEGLTDAERDVAVQNLVGVAPLKYETAAAVASTLADQVEQHLPDDYQAALYRQLAATGTVEATAAAVSAFPGDRLVTVLVGDAAQIKGPVEALGIGEVTVVTAE, from the coding sequence GTGACCGAGCTCGCCACAATGGACTTCCACCCGCAGCCGCAGGCGGGCGACGCCAAGCCGTGGGCCTTCCCGGCCCCCGAGCGCGGCACGCTCGACAACGGCCTCACGGTGCTGCGCTGCCACCGCCCCGGCCAGCAGGTCGTCGCCGTGGAGGTGCTGCTGGACGCGCCCCTGGACGCCGAGCCGGCCGGCCTCGACGGTGTGGCCACGATCATGGCGCGGGCCTTCTCCGAGGGCACCGACAAGCACTCCGCCGAGGAGTTCGCCGCCGAGCTGGAGCGCGCGGGGGCCACCCTCGACGCGCACGCCGACCACCCGGGCGTCCGGCTCAGCCTGGAGGTGCCGGCCTCCCGGCTCGCCAAGGGGCTCAACCTGATCGCCGACGCCCTCAGGGCGCCCGCGTTCGCGGACAGCGAGGTCGAGCGGCTGGTCACCAACCGTCTCGACGAGATCCCGCACGAGCTGGCCAACCCCGCCCGCCGTGCCGCCAAGGAGCTCTCCAAGGAGCTGTTCCCGGCGGGCTCGCGCATGTCGCGGCCCCGGCAGGGCACCGAGGAGACGGTCGCCACGATCGACTCCGCGGCCGTACGCGGCTACTACGAGAAGCACGTCCGCCCGGCGACGGCCACCGCCGTGGTCGTCGGCGACCTCACCGGCATCGACCTCGACGTGCTGCTCGGCGACACGCTGGGCGCCTGGACCGGCTCCTCGGCCGAGCCGCGGCCGGTGCCGCCGGTGACCGCCGACGACACGGGCCGGGTCGTCATCGTGGACCGCCCCGGCGCCGTCCAGACGCAGCTGCTGATCGGCCGGATCGGCTCGGACCGGCACGACCGCGTCTGGCCCGCCCAGGTGCTCGGCACGTACTGCCTCGGCGGCACCCTCACCTCCCGCCTGGACCGCGTCCTGCGCGAGGAGAAGGGCTACACCTACGGCGTGCGGGCGTTCGCCCAGGTCCTCAGGTCCGCCCCGGACGGGACCGGTGCCGCGATGCTCGCCATCAGCGGCTCCGTGGACACCCCCAACACCGGCCCCGCCCTCGAGGACCTCTGGACGGTGCTGCGCACCCTCGCCGCCGAGGGGCTGACCGACGCCGAGCGGGACGTCGCCGTGCAGAACCTGGTCGGCGTGGCGCCGCTCAAGTACGAGACGGCGGCGGCCGTCGCGAGCACGCTGGCGGACCAGGTCGAGCAGCACCTGCCCGACGACTACCAGGCCGCGCTGTACCGGCAGCTCGCCGCGACCGGCACCGTGGAGGCCACCGCGGCGGCCGTCAGCGCCTTCCCGGGGGACCGTCTGGTGACCGTCCTCGTCGGCGACGCGGCGCAGATCAAGGGCCCGGTGGAGGCCCTCGGCATCGGCGAAGTCACCGTCGTCACCGCCGAGTAG